CTTCGTCGGCGGCGCGGTCGACCCGAAGAACATCGGCGCCAAGGCCTTCTTCCAAAAGATGGAAGAGAAGATGAAAAACGGCGCGGCCTTCTTCCAATCCCAGCCGGTCTACGACTTGGCTCAGGTCGAGACCTTCCACCGTTACTGTGAGGAGCACAAGGTCAAGAGCCTGATCGGCGTGCTTTTGGTCAAGGGACCGAAGCAGGCGGCCTTTTTGAATTCCCACGTGCCCGGGATCCGCATCCCGGAGGAGATCATCCACAAGTTCAACGGCGCCGCCGAGCCCCTGCAGGTCGGCATCGACTTCGCGGCCCAACAGATCCGCGAGCTGCGGGCGATCTCGCACGGGATTCACATCATGACGGTGGGGCGGGAGGACCTCGTTCCCGAAATTTTGGATCGGGCGGGATTGTAGGGGCGAAACTATGGGAAAAAAAACTCCCCTCTACGACTGGCACCTTCGACATGGCGCCAAGCTTGTCGAGTTCGGCGGTTGGGACATGCCGGTCTCCTACGAGGGCGTCCTGGCCGAGCACCAGGCGGTGCGCGAGCGCTGCGGCCTCTTCGACATCTCCCACATGGGCGAATTCTTTGTCGAGGGCCCGGAGGCCGAGGCCTTTCTGCAAAAGGTCACGACCAACGACGTTAGCCGGCTTAAGGACGGCGACGCCCAGTACTCGCTCTTGCTCTACGAGAAGGGCACTGCGGTCGACGACATCATCGTCTATCGCCTGGGCCCCCGGCGCTTCATGCTCTGCGTGAACGCCGCCAATATCGACAAGGACCGCGAGTGGCTGCTCTCGCACCTCTCCGGCCAAGTCTCGCTGACCGACCGCAGCCCCGAGATGGGGATGATCGCCCTCCAAGGTCCGAAGAGCGGGGCCGTCTTGCAAGCCCTCGGCTTCGACCTGGCCTCGCTGAAGCGCTTTCAATGCCGCGAGACCTCCCTGGCCGGGGTGAAAGGACTCATCGCCCGCACCGGCTACACCGGCGAGGAGGGCATCGAGGTCTTTTTGGAGAACGGCGACCTGTTGCGGCTTTGGGAGGCCTTCCTGAAGGCGGGCGAGCCCGAGGGCATCCGCCCCATCGGCCTGGGCGCGCGCGACACCCTGCGCCTCGAGATGGGCTACCCGCTCTACGGCCACGAGCTGAGCGACGCCGTCGATCCCCTCGAGGCCGGCCTCGCCTGGGTCGTGAAGCTGGGGAAGGGCGAATTTATCGGGCGCGAGGCCTTGGCCCGCATTCA
This genomic stretch from Deltaproteobacteria bacterium PRO3 harbors:
- the gcvT gene encoding glycine cleavage system aminomethyltransferase GcvT, with the protein product MGKKTPLYDWHLRHGAKLVEFGGWDMPVSYEGVLAEHQAVRERCGLFDISHMGEFFVEGPEAEAFLQKVTTNDVSRLKDGDAQYSLLLYEKGTAVDDIIVYRLGPRRFMLCVNAANIDKDREWLLSHLSGQVSLTDRSPEMGMIALQGPKSGAVLQALGFDLASLKRFQCRETSLAGVKGLIARTGYTGEEGIEVFLENGDLLRLWEAFLKAGEPEGIRPIGLGARDTLRLEMGYPLYGHELSDAVDPLEAGLAWVVKLGKGEFIGREALARIQERGPARELKGLTMEEPGIPREGYAVFAGTERVGVVCSGTFSPSLQVGIATALLTRGAAAESGEIFIDIRGKMKKAKITRLPFYSRK